A single genomic interval of Streptomyces sp. 1222.5 harbors:
- the dnaE gene encoding DNA polymerase III subunit alpha, which translates to MSKPPFTHLHVHTQYSLLDGAARLKDMFDACNEMGMTHIAMSDHGNLHGAYDFFHTAKKAGITPIIGIEAYVAPESRRNKRKILWGQPHQKRDDVSGSGGYTHKTMWAVNRTGLHNIFRLSSDAYAEGWLQKWPRMDKETIAQWSEGVVASTGCPSGEVQTRLRLGHFDEALKAASEYQDIFGKDKYFLELMDHGIEIERRVRDGLLDIGRKLGIPPLVTNDSHYTYAHEAGAHDALLCIQTGKNLSDPDRFKFDGTGYYLKSTDEMYAIDSSDAWQEGCANTLLVAEMVDTTGMFEAKNLMPKFDIPDGYTEVTWFKEEVRRGMERRFPGGIPDDRQKQAEYEMDVIIQMGFPGYFLVVADFIMWAKNNGIAVGPGRGSAAGSIVAYAMGITDLDPIPHGLIFERFLNPERVSMPDVDIDFDERRRVEVIRYVTEKYGADKVAMIGTYGKIKAKNAIKDSARVLGYPYAMGDRLTKAMPADVLGKGIDLNGITDPSHPRYGEAGEIRGMYENEPDVKKVIDTAKGVEGLVRQMGVHAAGVIMSSETITEHVPVWVRHTDGVTITQWDYPSCESLGLLKMDFLGLRNLTIMDDAVKMVKSNKDVDIDLLSLPLDDPTTFELLQRGDTLGVFQFDGGPMRSLLRLMKPDNFEDISAVSALYRPGPMGMDSHTNYALRKNKLQEITPIHKELEEPLEEVLAVTYGLIVYQEQVQKAAQIIAGYSLGEADILRRVMGKKKPEELAKNFVLFQDGARKKGYSDEAIQALWDVLVPFAGYAFNKAHSAAYGLVSYWTAYLKANYPAEYMAALLTSVKDDKDKSAIYLNECRRMGIKVLPPNVNESVHNFAAQGDDVILFGLEAVRNVGTNVVESIINSRKAKGKYASFPDYLDKVEAVACNKRTTESLIKAGAFDTLGHTRKGLTAQYEPMIDNVVAVKRKEAEGQFDLFGGMGEETSSEPGFGLDVQFTDEEWDKTYLLAQEREMLGLYVSDHPLFGLEHVLSDKADAGIAQLTGGEHSDGAVVTIGGIISGLQRKMTKQGNAWAIATVEDLAGSIECMFFPATYQLVSTQLVEDAVVFVKGRLDKREDVPRLVAMELMVPDLSNAGTNAPVVLTIPAVKVTPPMVSRLGEILSHHKGDSEVRIKLQGPRKTTVLRLDRHRVKPDPALFGDLKVLLGPSCLAG; encoded by the coding sequence GTGTCGAAGCCGCCGTTCACGCACCTGCACGTCCACACCCAGTACTCGCTGCTGGACGGTGCCGCGCGGCTGAAGGACATGTTCGACGCCTGCAACGAGATGGGCATGACGCACATCGCCATGTCCGACCACGGCAACCTGCACGGGGCGTACGACTTCTTCCACACCGCGAAGAAGGCCGGAATCACCCCGATCATCGGGATCGAGGCGTACGTCGCCCCCGAGTCCCGGCGGAACAAGCGCAAGATCCTCTGGGGCCAGCCGCACCAGAAGCGGGACGACGTCTCCGGCTCCGGCGGCTACACCCACAAGACGATGTGGGCCGTGAACCGGACCGGGCTGCACAACATCTTCCGCCTCTCCTCCGACGCCTACGCCGAGGGCTGGCTGCAGAAGTGGCCCCGGATGGACAAGGAGACCATCGCCCAGTGGTCCGAGGGCGTCGTGGCCTCCACCGGCTGCCCCTCCGGCGAGGTGCAGACCCGGCTGCGCCTCGGGCACTTCGACGAGGCCCTGAAGGCGGCCTCCGAGTACCAGGACATCTTCGGCAAGGACAAGTACTTCCTGGAGCTGATGGACCACGGCATCGAGATCGAGCGCCGGGTCCGTGACGGCCTGTTGGACATCGGCCGGAAGCTGGGCATCCCCCCGCTGGTCACCAACGACTCGCACTACACGTACGCGCACGAGGCGGGGGCGCACGACGCCCTGCTGTGCATCCAGACCGGCAAGAACCTCTCCGACCCGGACCGCTTCAAGTTCGACGGCACCGGCTACTACCTGAAGTCCACGGACGAGATGTACGCCATCGACTCCTCGGACGCCTGGCAGGAGGGCTGCGCCAACACGCTCCTCGTCGCCGAGATGGTCGACACCACCGGCATGTTCGAGGCCAAGAACCTGATGCCGAAGTTCGACATCCCCGACGGGTACACCGAGGTGACCTGGTTCAAGGAGGAGGTCCGCCGCGGGATGGAGCGCCGCTTCCCGGGCGGCATCCCCGACGACCGCCAGAAGCAGGCCGAGTACGAGATGGACGTCATCATCCAGATGGGGTTCCCGGGCTACTTCCTCGTCGTCGCCGACTTCATCATGTGGGCCAAGAACAACGGCATCGCGGTCGGCCCCGGCCGAGGCTCCGCGGCCGGTTCGATCGTCGCCTACGCCATGGGCATCACCGACCTCGACCCGATCCCGCACGGCCTGATCTTCGAGCGCTTCCTCAACCCCGAGCGCGTCTCCATGCCCGACGTCGACATCGACTTCGACGAGCGCCGGCGCGTCGAGGTCATCAGGTACGTGACGGAGAAGTACGGCGCCGACAAGGTCGCCATGATCGGCACGTACGGCAAGATCAAGGCCAAGAACGCGATCAAGGACTCCGCGCGCGTGCTGGGCTACCCGTACGCCATGGGCGACCGGCTCACCAAGGCGATGCCCGCCGACGTCCTCGGCAAGGGCATCGACCTGAACGGCATCACCGACCCCTCGCACCCGCGCTACGGCGAGGCGGGCGAGATCCGCGGGATGTACGAGAACGAGCCGGACGTGAAGAAGGTCATCGACACCGCCAAGGGCGTCGAGGGCCTCGTCCGTCAGATGGGTGTGCACGCGGCCGGCGTGATCATGTCCAGCGAGACCATCACCGAGCACGTCCCGGTGTGGGTGCGCCACACCGACGGGGTGACCATCACGCAGTGGGACTACCCGAGCTGTGAGTCGCTCGGCCTGCTGAAGATGGACTTCCTCGGCCTGCGCAACCTCACGATCATGGACGACGCCGTCAAGATGGTGAAGTCCAACAAGGACGTCGACATCGATCTGCTGAGCCTCCCGCTCGACGATCCGACGACCTTCGAACTGCTCCAGCGCGGCGACACCCTCGGCGTCTTCCAGTTCGACGGCGGTCCCATGCGCTCGCTGCTGCGCCTGATGAAGCCCGACAACTTCGAAGACATCTCCGCCGTGTCGGCGCTCTACCGGCCGGGTCCGATGGGCATGGACTCGCACACCAACTACGCGCTGCGCAAGAACAAGCTCCAGGAGATCACCCCGATCCACAAGGAGCTGGAGGAGCCCCTCGAAGAGGTCCTGGCCGTCACCTACGGCCTGATCGTCTACCAGGAGCAGGTGCAGAAGGCCGCGCAGATCATCGCGGGCTACTCGCTCGGCGAGGCCGACATCCTCCGCCGCGTGATGGGCAAGAAGAAGCCCGAGGAACTGGCGAAGAACTTCGTCCTCTTCCAGGACGGCGCCCGGAAGAAGGGGTACAGCGACGAGGCGATCCAGGCCCTGTGGGACGTCCTGGTCCCGTTCGCCGGCTACGCCTTCAACAAGGCCCACTCGGCCGCGTACGGCCTGGTGTCGTACTGGACCGCCTACCTGAAGGCGAACTACCCCGCCGAGTACATGGCCGCGCTCCTGACCTCGGTCAAGGACGACAAGGACAAGTCGGCGATCTACCTCAACGAGTGCCGCCGCATGGGCATCAAGGTGCTCCCGCCCAACGTCAACGAGTCGGTCCACAACTTCGCCGCCCAGGGCGACGACGTGATCCTCTTCGGCCTGGAGGCCGTGCGCAACGTCGGCACCAACGTGGTCGAGTCGATCATCAACAGCCGCAAGGCCAAGGGCAAGTACGCCTCCTTCCCCGACTACCTCGACAAGGTCGAGGCGGTCGCGTGCAACAAGCGCACCACGGAGTCGCTGATCAAGGCCGGGGCGTTCGACACCCTGGGCCACACCCGCAAGGGGCTCACGGCCCAGTACGAACCGATGATCGACAACGTGGTCGCGGTCAAGCGCAAGGAGGCCGAGGGGCAGTTCGACCTCTTCGGCGGCATGGGCGAGGAGACCAGCAGCGAGCCCGGCTTCGGCCTCGACGTGCAGTTCACCGACGAGGAGTGGGACAAGACCTATCTGCTCGCCCAGGAGCGCGAGATGCTCGGTCTCTACGTCTCCGACCACCCGCTCTTCGGCCTGGAGCACGTGCTGTCGGACAAGGCCGACGCGGGCATCGCCCAGCTGACCGGCGGTGAGCACTCCGACGGCGCGGTCGTCACCATCGGCGGCATCATCTCCGGCCTCCAGCGCAAGATGACCAAGCAGGGCAACGCCTGGGCGATCGCCACCGTGGAGGACCTCGCCGGCTCCATCGAGTGCATGTTCTTCCCGGCCACCTACCAGCTGGTGTCCACGCAACTCGTCGAGGACGCCGTGGTGTTCGTCAAGGGCCGCCTCGACAAGCGGGAGGACGTGCCCCGCCTCGTCGCCATGGAGCTGATGGTCCCGGACCTGTCCAACGCGGGCACCAACGCCCCCGTGGTCCTCACCATCCCGGCGGTGAAGGTCACTCCGCCGATGGTCAGCCGCCTCGGCGAGATCCTCAGCCACCACAAGGGCGACAGCGAGGTCCGGATCAAGCTCCAGGGCCCGCGCAAGACCACCGTGCTGCGCCTGGACCGGCACCGGGTCAAGCCGGATCCGGCCCTGTTCGGCGACTTGAAGGTGCTGCTCGGCCCGTCCTGCCTGGCGGGCTGA
- a CDS encoding NYN domain-containing protein, which yields MDRCIVLVDAGYLLGAAASLLAGEPSRSRITVDHPALIQALRVRAESETEQPLLRIYWFDGAPDRVPQPEHRRLRVMPRVTVRLGALTRSDGRWAQKGVDAAMHAELTELARNRACSDVVLVTGDGDLLPGMMAAKEHGVAVHLWAVQAADGDYNQSEDLVAEADERRVLDRAWITQAVRAKELTGVCAPQPVPRPEIAAILSAPLPESALAAAADRTAEQVPHPPAATAAENGVQERVPAPKGVPTPKDLAALRAPGTQPAQAPTTATLRWSSDRGWVDRPGAVPEPPEVASMPTLAQLTTAEQRWADREEDITTVGGDPYEVGQVFARRWISRLGDQGQLQKLSQMYPRVPHRIDGELLRYAARFGLLAHKDDQIDEHDRYAIRAGFWREIDVPAAGEQHAPAVD from the coding sequence GTGGACCGCTGCATCGTCCTGGTGGACGCCGGGTATCTGCTGGGTGCCGCCGCCAGCCTCCTCGCCGGCGAGCCCTCGCGGTCCCGGATCACCGTCGACCACCCCGCACTGATCCAGGCCCTGCGCGTACGCGCGGAGTCCGAGACCGAGCAGCCCCTGCTGCGCATCTACTGGTTCGACGGAGCCCCCGACCGGGTCCCCCAGCCGGAGCACCGCCGGCTGCGCGTGATGCCCCGGGTGACCGTCCGTCTCGGCGCCCTCACTCGCAGTGACGGACGCTGGGCCCAGAAGGGCGTGGACGCCGCCATGCACGCCGAACTGACCGAGCTGGCCCGCAACCGCGCCTGCTCCGACGTCGTCCTGGTCACCGGCGACGGCGATCTGCTGCCCGGCATGATGGCCGCCAAGGAGCACGGCGTCGCCGTCCACCTGTGGGCCGTCCAGGCCGCCGACGGCGACTACAACCAGTCCGAGGACCTGGTCGCCGAGGCCGACGAGCGGCGCGTGCTGGACCGGGCCTGGATCACCCAGGCCGTCCGCGCCAAGGAGCTGACCGGCGTCTGCGCGCCGCAGCCCGTGCCGCGCCCGGAGATCGCCGCGATCCTCTCCGCCCCGCTGCCCGAGTCCGCGCTCGCCGCCGCGGCCGACCGGACCGCCGAGCAGGTCCCGCACCCGCCGGCCGCCACCGCCGCCGAGAACGGCGTCCAGGAGCGGGTTCCCGCCCCCAAGGGCGTCCCCACCCCCAAGGACCTCGCCGCGCTGCGCGCACCCGGCACCCAGCCCGCCCAGGCCCCCACCACCGCGACCCTGCGCTGGTCCTCCGACAGGGGCTGGGTGGACCGGCCCGGCGCGGTGCCCGAGCCGCCCGAGGTCGCCTCCATGCCGACGCTCGCCCAGCTCACCACCGCCGAGCAGCGCTGGGCCGACCGCGAGGAGGACATCACGACCGTCGGCGGCGACCCGTACGAGGTCGGGCAGGTCTTCGCCCGCCGCTGGATCTCCCGCCTCGGCGACCAGGGGCAGCTGCAGAAGCTGTCGCAGATGTACCCGCGGGTCCCGCACCGCATCGACGGGGAGCTGCTGCGGTACGCGGCCCGGTTCGGTCTGCTCGCCCACAAGGACGACCAGATCGACGAGCACGACCGCTACGCCATCCGGGCCGGCTTCTGGCGCGAGATCGACGTCCCGGCGGCCGGGGAACAGCACGCGCCCGCCGTCGACTGA
- a CDS encoding ABC transporter ATP-binding protein: MSTRAGQDLRDDEVVRVRGLSKTYPAVRGRRGAPGIPEVRATDAVELDVRRGEVFGLLGPNGAGKSTLVRQLTGLLRPDAGQVEILGHDVVRHPERAARILAYLGQESSALDELTVSLAAETTGRLRGLEVRRARAERDAVLEELGLTPIAGRPLKKLSGGQRRLACFATALVGERPLLVLDEPTTGMDPVARRAVWAAVDRRRAERGTTVVLVTHNVIEAETVLDRVAVLDEGRVIACDTPAGLKERVADEVRVELVWREHAPLEVPEVAVLRERAVESGRRWTLRLAPEEARAVVATVTGGAAFAALDDFTLATPSLEDVYLKLGGAARQGLVKA, translated from the coding sequence GTGAGTACGCGCGCGGGACAGGACCTCCGGGACGACGAGGTCGTACGCGTGCGCGGGCTCAGCAAGACCTATCCGGCCGTTCGGGGGCGGCGCGGCGCGCCCGGCATCCCCGAGGTGCGGGCCACCGACGCGGTCGAACTGGACGTGCGCCGCGGCGAGGTCTTCGGACTGCTCGGGCCGAACGGCGCCGGCAAGTCCACCCTCGTACGACAGCTGACCGGCCTGCTGCGGCCGGACGCCGGCCAGGTGGAGATTCTCGGCCACGACGTCGTACGGCACCCGGAGCGGGCCGCGCGGATCCTCGCCTACCTGGGCCAGGAGTCCAGCGCCCTGGACGAGCTGACCGTCTCCCTGGCCGCCGAGACCACCGGACGCCTGCGCGGCCTGGAGGTACGGCGGGCGCGGGCCGAACGGGACGCCGTCCTGGAGGAGCTGGGCCTCACCCCGATCGCGGGACGTCCGCTGAAGAAGCTCTCCGGCGGGCAGCGGCGCCTCGCCTGCTTCGCCACCGCCCTGGTCGGGGAGCGGCCGCTGCTCGTGCTCGACGAGCCGACCACCGGGATGGATCCGGTGGCCCGGCGCGCGGTCTGGGCGGCCGTGGACCGGCGGCGCGCGGAACGCGGTACGACCGTCGTGCTGGTGACCCACAACGTCATCGAGGCCGAGACCGTGCTCGACCGGGTCGCCGTGCTCGACGAGGGACGGGTCATCGCCTGCGACACCCCGGCGGGGCTCAAGGAGCGGGTCGCCGACGAGGTGCGGGTCGAGCTGGTGTGGCGCGAGCACGCGCCGCTGGAGGTGCCCGAGGTCGCCGTCCTGCGCGAGCGGGCCGTGGAGTCCGGCCGGCGCTGGACGCTCCGGCTCGCGCCCGAGGAGGCACGCGCCGTGGTCGCCACGGTGACCGGTGGGGCGGCCTTCGCCGCGCTGGACGACTTCACGCTCGCCACGCCCAGCCTGGAGGACGTCTACCTGAAGCTGGGCGGCGCCGCCCGGCAGGGGCTGGTGAAGGCGTGA
- a CDS encoding ABC transporter permease → MSAVPAEVLPGGARAVPETARGAAELGPAARLWPSLVAVYRAQLSRARVARIPLLFVATFQSVGITVMMRGVVDSGGEAQSVVAGSSVLVVAYVALNLLSQYFGQLRASGGLDHYATLPVPPAAVVLGAAAAYASFTVPGTLVTAVFGCVLFGLPLANLWILVAVIPLAGAALAGLGAACGLLAPRPELATLLGQLGMSAALLLGVLPADRMPEIVRLARDLLPSTYGVEAYARTFGAHPDWAVVLVDLGVCAGVGVVSLAVATWAYRRAAVR, encoded by the coding sequence GTGAGTGCCGTACCCGCCGAGGTTCTGCCGGGCGGTGCCCGGGCCGTGCCGGAGACGGCGCGCGGCGCTGCCGAGCTCGGTCCGGCCGCCCGGCTGTGGCCGTCGCTGGTGGCCGTCTACCGGGCGCAGCTGTCCCGGGCCCGGGTGGCCCGCATCCCGCTGCTGTTCGTGGCCACCTTCCAGTCCGTCGGCATCACGGTGATGATGCGGGGTGTCGTCGACAGCGGCGGTGAGGCCCAGTCCGTGGTGGCGGGCTCGTCCGTGCTCGTCGTCGCGTACGTGGCGCTGAACCTGCTGTCGCAGTACTTCGGGCAGCTGCGGGCCAGCGGCGGGCTCGACCACTACGCCACCCTGCCGGTGCCGCCGGCCGCGGTGGTGCTGGGCGCGGCGGCGGCGTACGCCTCCTTCACCGTGCCGGGGACCCTGGTGACCGCCGTCTTCGGTTGCGTGCTGTTCGGGCTGCCGCTGGCCAACCTGTGGATCCTGGTGGCCGTGATCCCGCTCGCCGGGGCCGCGCTCGCCGGTCTCGGCGCCGCCTGCGGGCTGCTCGCGCCCCGGCCGGAGCTGGCCACGCTGCTCGGACAGCTGGGCATGTCGGCGGCGCTGCTGCTGGGTGTGCTGCCGGCCGACCGGATGCCGGAGATCGTCCGGCTGGCCCGTGATCTGCTGCCGTCGACCTATGGCGTGGAGGCGTACGCGCGGACCTTCGGGGCACACCCGGACTGGGCCGTCGTCCTGGTTGACCTGGGGGTGTGCGCGGGTGTCGGAGTGGTCTCGCTGGCCGTGGCGACCTGGGCGTACCGCAGGGCCGCCGTCCGGTGA
- a CDS encoding AAA family ATPase gives MTAPLTPPPPPHDNSPHQVWQASPPAGSPGAGTYGQDGPGMKTEVREAAVITVAMTVCGLLLGLLWWWLAPHVPLVGDESGGGWVVYLKDSEGEQAAGVDGTFTLLGLGLGLVSAVVVFLLRRRGGVPLVVALGLGGLLGSLVAWRLGVWLGPTSDVLAHAKAVGKGVTFPAPLKLSAKGALLAWPLAAVLVHLGLTALFGPRDPELQ, from the coding sequence GTGACCGCACCGCTTACTCCGCCTCCGCCGCCGCATGACAACTCCCCGCACCAGGTCTGGCAGGCGTCGCCGCCCGCCGGGTCACCGGGCGCGGGAACGTACGGACAGGACGGCCCCGGCATGAAGACCGAAGTGCGGGAAGCCGCCGTGATCACGGTGGCGATGACGGTCTGCGGGCTGCTGCTGGGGCTGCTGTGGTGGTGGCTGGCGCCGCACGTGCCGCTGGTCGGTGACGAGAGCGGCGGCGGCTGGGTCGTCTACCTCAAGGACAGCGAGGGGGAGCAGGCGGCCGGTGTGGACGGCACGTTCACGCTGCTCGGCCTGGGCCTGGGACTGGTCAGCGCGGTCGTCGTCTTCCTGCTGCGGCGCCGCGGCGGTGTCCCGCTGGTGGTGGCACTGGGCCTCGGCGGACTGCTCGGCTCGCTGGTGGCCTGGCGGCTCGGGGTGTGGCTGGGGCCGACGTCGGACGTGCTCGCTCATGCGAAGGCGGTGGGCAAGGGGGTGACGTTCCCGGCGCCGCTGAAGCTGTCGGCCAAGGGGGCGCTGCTGGCCTGGCCGCTCGCCGCGGTACTGGTGCACCTGGGACTCACGGCGCTGTTCGGCCCCCGGGACCCGGAGCTGCAGTGA
- the ybaK gene encoding Cys-tRNA(Pro) deacylase produces the protein MAKKPKKQQQSGGTPATVALTAAGVDFTVHAYDHDPSHPSYGEEAAEAMGVSPDRVFKTLVADVDGALVVGVVPVAGSLDLKALAAAVGGKRAAMADPALAERTTGYVRGGISPLGQRKRLPTVLDDSAQGHPTICVSAGRRGLEVELAPTDLAKLTNAVTAPIGRG, from the coding sequence ATGGCGAAGAAGCCGAAGAAGCAGCAGCAGTCCGGGGGGACGCCCGCGACGGTGGCCCTGACGGCGGCGGGCGTGGACTTCACGGTCCACGCCTACGACCACGACCCGTCCCACCCCTCCTACGGCGAGGAGGCGGCCGAGGCGATGGGGGTCTCCCCCGACCGGGTCTTCAAGACGCTGGTCGCCGACGTGGACGGCGCCCTGGTCGTCGGCGTGGTCCCGGTGGCCGGCTCCCTGGACCTGAAGGCCCTGGCGGCCGCGGTGGGCGGCAAGCGTGCCGCCATGGCCGACCCGGCGCTCGCCGAACGCACCACGGGGTACGTGCGCGGGGGCATCTCCCCCCTCGGCCAGCGCAAGAGGCTGCCGACGGTCCTCGACGACTCGGCGCAGGGGCACCCGACGATCTGCGTCTCGGCGGGCCGGCGGGGCCTCGAGGTGGAACTCGCCCCGACGGACCTGGCCAAGCTCACGAACGCGGTGACGGCGCCCATCGGGCGGGGGTGA
- a CDS encoding LON peptidase substrate-binding domain-containing protein, which yields MTTVRLPLFPLNSVLFPGLVLPLNIFEERYRAMMRELMKTPEDEPRRFAVAAIRDGHEVAPSAPGMPDPTAQPDRGPAAGFGPDPLKAVHAVGCVADAATIRERADGTFEVLATGTSRMRLLSVDASGPYLTAELEELTEEPGEEAGALAEGVLRSFRQYQKRLAGARERSLTTGAELPDDPSVVSYLVAAAMVHDTPTKQRLLQAPDTASRLRDELTLLRAETAIIRSLPSLPASELTRTPTSLN from the coding sequence GTGACCACCGTCCGTCTCCCGCTCTTTCCGCTGAACTCGGTGCTGTTCCCGGGGCTCGTGCTGCCGCTGAACATCTTCGAGGAGCGTTATCGCGCCATGATGCGCGAACTGATGAAGACCCCCGAGGACGAGCCGCGCCGCTTCGCCGTCGCCGCCATCCGCGACGGGCACGAGGTGGCGCCCAGCGCCCCGGGCATGCCGGATCCCACGGCACAGCCCGACCGGGGCCCGGCAGCCGGCTTCGGCCCCGACCCCCTCAAGGCCGTCCACGCCGTGGGCTGTGTGGCGGACGCCGCGACCATCCGCGAGCGGGCCGACGGCACGTTCGAGGTGCTCGCGACCGGCACGAGCCGGATGAGGCTGCTGTCCGTCGACGCCTCGGGTCCGTACCTGACGGCCGAGCTGGAGGAGCTCACCGAGGAGCCCGGCGAGGAGGCCGGCGCGCTGGCCGAAGGGGTCCTGCGCTCCTTCCGCCAGTACCAGAAGCGCCTGGCGGGCGCCCGCGAGCGCTCGCTGACCACCGGTGCCGAACTGCCGGACGACCCGAGCGTGGTGTCGTACCTGGTGGCGGCGGCGATGGTGCACGACACCCCGACCAAGCAGCGGCTGCTCCAGGCGCCCGACACCGCGTCCCGGCTGCGGGACGAGCTCACGCTCCTGCGCGCCGAGACGGCCATCATCCGCAGCCTGCCGTCGCTGCCCGCGTCCGAGCTGACGCGGACGCCGACGAGCCTGAACTGA
- a CDS encoding oxidoreductase — translation MTEGTGSDAGDLPEDLTAAEAGMWQAFRNGSVYDLSSGDGAVDDPHGGHPWGPGRTVRARIVAWLLLDGPPALAGRVSALKLVGVRITGTLELAGGTVTPYVELRGCRFDDEVRLPEARFTTVRLVDCSVPRLEAARVHTEGDLHLPRCRFQNGIRLTDAHIGTDLLLNQAVVYRDRGGRSMAADGMTVGQDLQAEMLESHGELSLRGAKVGVSLSLRGARLANPYARLALNAPQLTVERTLYLTPAGVGSPLLSGTTPARGTRIQRFECRGGIRLDDGRFGDAVDLERARFTFTDDQELSLRRVQTPELRFLGDKPQRGKVVLSGARVVNLVDRASSWPDAGNLHMGGFAYESLVPQGPFPLTRRLDWVAAATAEYAPEPYERLASVLRAAGEDEDAREVLLAKQRRRRETLPLAGKFWGVVQDWTVAYGYRPGRAAVWMAVLWAAGTLAFAHADHPPVNHDGHPSWSPSLFTLDLLLPVIDLGQAGQWQLRGGWQWLAAAMILLGWILATTVAAGATRLLRRS, via the coding sequence GTGACCGAGGGGACCGGCAGCGACGCCGGGGACCTGCCCGAGGACCTGACCGCGGCCGAGGCGGGCATGTGGCAGGCCTTCCGCAACGGCAGCGTGTACGACCTGAGCAGCGGGGACGGCGCCGTGGACGATCCGCACGGCGGGCACCCCTGGGGGCCCGGGCGGACCGTGCGGGCGCGCATCGTCGCCTGGCTGCTGCTGGACGGACCGCCGGCGCTCGCCGGCCGGGTGTCCGCCCTGAAACTCGTCGGCGTCCGGATCACGGGCACCCTGGAGCTGGCGGGCGGCACGGTCACGCCGTACGTGGAGCTGCGCGGCTGCCGGTTCGACGACGAGGTCCGGCTGCCGGAGGCCCGGTTCACGACCGTGCGCCTGGTGGACTGCTCGGTGCCGCGCCTGGAGGCGGCCCGGGTGCACACCGAGGGCGATCTGCACCTGCCGCGCTGCCGGTTCCAGAACGGGATCCGGCTGACCGACGCGCACATCGGCACGGATCTGCTGCTCAACCAGGCGGTCGTGTACCGGGACCGCGGCGGCCGGTCGATGGCGGCGGACGGCATGACCGTCGGCCAGGATCTCCAGGCGGAGATGCTGGAGTCGCACGGCGAGCTGAGCCTGCGCGGTGCCAAGGTCGGCGTCTCGCTCAGTCTGCGGGGCGCGCGGCTGGCCAACCCGTACGCCCGCCTCGCCCTGAACGCGCCCCAGCTGACGGTCGAGCGCACCCTGTACCTGACCCCGGCCGGGGTGGGCAGTCCGCTGCTGAGCGGGACGACGCCGGCGCGCGGTACGCGGATCCAGCGGTTCGAGTGCCGGGGCGGGATCCGGCTGGACGACGGGCGGTTCGGCGACGCCGTCGACCTGGAGCGGGCGCGGTTCACCTTCACCGACGACCAGGAGCTGTCGCTGCGCCGGGTGCAGACGCCCGAGCTGCGCTTCCTCGGGGACAAGCCGCAGCGCGGCAAGGTGGTGCTGTCGGGGGCGCGGGTCGTGAACCTGGTGGACCGGGCGAGCAGCTGGCCGGACGCCGGGAACCTGCACATGGGCGGATTCGCCTACGAGAGCCTGGTACCGCAGGGGCCCTTTCCGCTGACCCGGCGCCTGGACTGGGTGGCGGCGGCCACCGCCGAGTACGCCCCGGAGCCGTACGAGCGGCTGGCCTCGGTACTGCGGGCGGCCGGGGAGGACGAGGACGCGCGCGAGGTGCTGCTCGCCAAGCAGCGCCGGCGCCGGGAGACGCTTCCGCTCGCCGGGAAGTTCTGGGGAGTCGTCCAGGACTGGACGGTCGCCTACGGCTACCGTCCGGGCCGGGCGGCGGTGTGGATGGCGGTGCTGTGGGCGGCGGGCACGCTGGCGTTCGCGCACGCCGACCATCCGCCGGTGAACCACGACGGGCACCCGTCCTGGAGCCCATCGCTGTTCACGCTGGACCTGCTGCTGCCGGTGATCGACCTGGGCCAGGCGGGCCAGTGGCAGCTGCGCGGCGGCTGGCAGTGGCTGGCGGCGGCGATGATCCTGCTCGGCTGGATCCTGGCGACGACGGTGGCGGCGGGGGCGACCCGGCTGCTGCGACGGAGCTGA